The following coding sequences are from one Equus caballus isolate H_3958 breed thoroughbred chromosome 27, TB-T2T, whole genome shotgun sequence window:
- the DEFA12 gene encoding Paneth cell-specific alpha-defensin 12 precursor, translating to MRTLALLASLLLLVLHAQAQSLEERADHVPAQDQPGAEVQDMTISFAGDEPSSPYAAELQGTPTCHCRPFTCYSGESPSGHCEGKGFQRRRCCRR from the exons ATGAGGACCCTCGCCCTCCttgcttcccttctcctccttgtcctccaTGCCCAGGCTCAGAGCCTTGAAGAGAGAGCTGACCATGTTCCCGCCCAGGACCAGCCCGGGGCTGAGGTCCAGGACATGACCATCTCCTTTGCAGGGGACGAACCCTCTTCTCCATATGCTGCAG AACTTCAGGGAACACCCACCTGCCACTGCAGACCCTTCACCTGCTATTCTGGTGAGAGTCCCTCTGGGCATTGTGAAGGCAAGGGCTTCCAACGTAGGCGCTGCTGTCGTCGCTGA